The proteins below come from a single Eucalyptus grandis isolate ANBG69807.140 chromosome 3, ASM1654582v1, whole genome shotgun sequence genomic window:
- the LOC104436569 gene encoding tRNA A64-2'-O-ribosylphosphate transferase isoform X2, which translates to MSKTIPIWTCVMNRAIVNYRRKMCSDGLISNGVVDTTNQHANSEGQAPLDWDCSLHLPLWVSETEKATIENRLESWTHQLEASGADISSIAACLKKPLRPLWISQRTVIWLNEVPDHDSWDFTPIILVTASSSSGTVQPKTTSEFSWNYIAGAGDDEESWARGLSPSLFWKNVYDIIESGPDLCNRKVAEIVERHRVYLAHRGHAAPQVRVKGPQLPGSACNLSCDELPLASEMANAEVDPKSSHENCPITWLGLTNLAVGSTQFAAEASGVDCVLNCSQESMSVSLQSTEAYLHLPMLNSKQDRFSLLSNLQTAVNFARLNLSKGKTLFVCCQNGEDISICTCLAILMSLFDDQGTYDDGKSFSETTVTKWDMRRRLIFICKFASNARPSRGNLRQVFNFLTGGGRVNLDS; encoded by the exons ATGTCGAAGACGATACCCATTTGGACGTGCGTCATGAATAGAGCTATTGTCAACTATAGGAGGAAAATGTGCAGTGATGGGCTCATTTCAAATGGG GTTGTAGATACAACAAATCAGCATGCAAATAGCGAAGGACAGGCTCCACTGGATTGGGATTGTTCCTTGCATCTTCCCTTGTGGGTTTCAGAGACAGAAAAGGCAACTATAGAGAATCGCTTGGAAAGTTGGACTCATCAGTTGGAAGCCAGTGGGGCTGATATTAGTTCTATTGCTGCATGTTTGAAGAAGCCACTGCGTCCATTATGGATTTCACAGAGAACTGTCATTTGGTTGAACGAAGTGCCTGATCATGATTCTTGGGATTTTACACCAATCATACTTGTTACTGCTTCCTCCTCAAGTGGAACTGTTCAACCCAAGACTACTTCAGAGTTCAGCTGGAACTACATAGCAGGGGCTGGAGATGATGAGGAAAGCTGGGCAAGGGGTCTATCACCATCTCTTTTCTGGAAAAATGTGTATGATATCATAGAAAGTGGTCCTGATTTATGCAATCGGAAGGTAGCTGAAATAGTAGAGAGGCATAGAGTTTACCTAGCTCATAGGGGACATGCTGCCCCTCAGGTCAGAGTCAAGGGTCCGCAATTGCCTGGGAGTGCATGTAATCTTTCTTGTGATGAATTACCCCTAGCTTCAGAGATGGCTAATGCTGAAGTTGATCCTAAGTCTTCTCATGAAAATTGCCCCATAACTTGGCTGGGTTTGACAAATCTCGCTGTGGGCTCAACACAATTTG cTGCAGAAGCATCTGGTGTTGACTGTGTGTTGAATTGTTCTCAGGAGTCTATGTCTGTCTCTTTACAAAGTACTGAGGCATATCTCCATCTTCCAATGCTG AACTCTAAACAAGATCGGTTTTCCCTATTGAGCAATCTTCAGACTGCGGTAAACTTCGCAAGGTTGAATCTTAGCAAAGGGAAGACTCTTTTCGTTTGTTGTCAAAATG GGGAGGACATCAGTATATGCACTTGTCTTGCAATTCTAATGTCATTATTTGATGACCAAG GAACCTATGATGATGGAAAGTCCTTTAGTGAGACAACTGTTACTAAATGGGACATGCGGCGGCGACTCATTTTTATCTGCAAGTTTGCATCAAATGCACGACCTTCCAGAGGAAATCTAAGGCAGGTGTTCAATTTTCTTACTGGTGGAGGAAGAGTGAATTTGGATTCTTAA
- the LOC104436569 gene encoding tRNA A64-2'-O-ribosylphosphate transferase isoform X1 codes for MEDDAEAARQLKKLSIYGAARIIKRRGNSLYNALRSIYEDSIFVAEIAQLWPGLPLVANLRCGLWYAAAFHATCYFKSTDGHTNNLSFNTSRLNLHLALLAGQKGGCIIVDSTRKGKRFPDSMSKTIPIWTCVMNRAIVNYRRKMCSDGLISNGVVDTTNQHANSEGQAPLDWDCSLHLPLWVSETEKATIENRLESWTHQLEASGADISSIAACLKKPLRPLWISQRTVIWLNEVPDHDSWDFTPIILVTASSSSGTVQPKTTSEFSWNYIAGAGDDEESWARGLSPSLFWKNVYDIIESGPDLCNRKVAEIVERHRVYLAHRGHAAPQVRVKGPQLPGSACNLSCDELPLASEMANAEVDPKSSHENCPITWLGLTNLAVGSTQFAAEASGVDCVLNCSQESMSVSLQSTEAYLHLPMLNSKQDRFSLLSNLQTAVNFARLNLSKGKTLFVCCQNGEDISICTCLAILMSLFDDQGTYDDGKSFSETTVTKWDMRRRLIFICKFASNARPSRGNLRQVFNFLTGGGRVNLDS; via the exons ATGGAGGACGACGCCGAGGCGGCGAGGCAGCTGAAGAAGCTGAGCATCTACGGCGCGGCGAGGATCATCAAGCGGCGGGGCAACAGCCTCTACAACGCCCTGCGGTCGATCTACGAGGACTCCATCTTCGTCGCCGAGATCGCGCAGCTCTGGCCGGGCCTCCCCCTGGTCGCCAACCTCCGGTGCGGCCTCTGGTACGCCGCCGCCTTCCACGCCACCTGCTACTTCAAGTCCACCGACGGCCACACCAACAACTTGTCCTTCAACACCTCTCGCCTCAACCTCCACCTCGCCCTCCTCGccg GACAGAAAGGAGGATGTATCATTGTCGATTCGACTCGGAAAGGGAAGAGGTTTCCTGACAGCATGTCGAAGACGATACCCATTTGGACGTGCGTCATGAATAGAGCTATTGTCAACTATAGGAGGAAAATGTGCAGTGATGGGCTCATTTCAAATGGG GTTGTAGATACAACAAATCAGCATGCAAATAGCGAAGGACAGGCTCCACTGGATTGGGATTGTTCCTTGCATCTTCCCTTGTGGGTTTCAGAGACAGAAAAGGCAACTATAGAGAATCGCTTGGAAAGTTGGACTCATCAGTTGGAAGCCAGTGGGGCTGATATTAGTTCTATTGCTGCATGTTTGAAGAAGCCACTGCGTCCATTATGGATTTCACAGAGAACTGTCATTTGGTTGAACGAAGTGCCTGATCATGATTCTTGGGATTTTACACCAATCATACTTGTTACTGCTTCCTCCTCAAGTGGAACTGTTCAACCCAAGACTACTTCAGAGTTCAGCTGGAACTACATAGCAGGGGCTGGAGATGATGAGGAAAGCTGGGCAAGGGGTCTATCACCATCTCTTTTCTGGAAAAATGTGTATGATATCATAGAAAGTGGTCCTGATTTATGCAATCGGAAGGTAGCTGAAATAGTAGAGAGGCATAGAGTTTACCTAGCTCATAGGGGACATGCTGCCCCTCAGGTCAGAGTCAAGGGTCCGCAATTGCCTGGGAGTGCATGTAATCTTTCTTGTGATGAATTACCCCTAGCTTCAGAGATGGCTAATGCTGAAGTTGATCCTAAGTCTTCTCATGAAAATTGCCCCATAACTTGGCTGGGTTTGACAAATCTCGCTGTGGGCTCAACACAATTTG cTGCAGAAGCATCTGGTGTTGACTGTGTGTTGAATTGTTCTCAGGAGTCTATGTCTGTCTCTTTACAAAGTACTGAGGCATATCTCCATCTTCCAATGCTG AACTCTAAACAAGATCGGTTTTCCCTATTGAGCAATCTTCAGACTGCGGTAAACTTCGCAAGGTTGAATCTTAGCAAAGGGAAGACTCTTTTCGTTTGTTGTCAAAATG GGGAGGACATCAGTATATGCACTTGTCTTGCAATTCTAATGTCATTATTTGATGACCAAG GAACCTATGATGATGGAAAGTCCTTTAGTGAGACAACTGTTACTAAATGGGACATGCGGCGGCGACTCATTTTTATCTGCAAGTTTGCATCAAATGCACGACCTTCCAGAGGAAATCTAAGGCAGGTGTTCAATTTTCTTACTGGTGGAGGAAGAGTGAATTTGGATTCTTAA